One window of Quercus robur chromosome 5, dhQueRobu3.1, whole genome shotgun sequence genomic DNA carries:
- the LOC126728116 gene encoding uncharacterized protein LOC126728116 encodes MRFDGLATTASNGIGVVLSCEDGDIMPLSFKLDFLCLNNAAEYEAYLIGLAITLSMGIKHIRVLGDFNLVVSQVKGDFALREHSLASYQTWVQKVEGKFQAFSVEYTQRSENRFADALATLGSQIPFKGESTLIKVRKQQNSIVGTLKRMFPEESEKEDWRNEIKREMRKLMCGGSIKELKDYTLIEGELYKRLPGGILSKCINEKEGKLKLEELHS; translated from the coding sequence atgaggtttgatgGGTTAGCAACGACGGCCTCAAATGGCATAGGAGTCGTGTTGAGCTGCGAAGATGGGGACATCATGCCATTATCCTTCAAACTTGATTTCCTATGCTTGAATAATGCcgctgagtatgaggcatacCTGATTGGGCTGGCCATAACACTTAGTATGGGGATCAAGCATATAAGGGTGTTGGGAGATTTCAACCTTGTAGTTTCCCAAGTCAAAGGAGACTTCGCATTAAGGGAGCATAGCCTGGCATCCTATCAGACTTGGGTGCAGAAGGTAGAAGGGAAATTTCAGGCCTTTAGTGTGGAGTACACCCAGAGAAGTGAAAACCGGTTTGCTGATGCACTAGCCACGCTAGGATCCCAAATACCTTTCAAGGGAGAGAGCACTTTGATAAAGGTAAGAAAGCAGCAAAACTCCATCGTAGGAACCCTCAAAAGGATGTTTCCAGAAGAATCAGAAAAGGAAGATTGGAGGAatgagataaagagagaaatgagaaaacTAATGTGTGGGGGAAGTATCAAAGAATTGAAAGATTACACTTTGATAGAAGGGGAACTATACAAAAGGTTGCCCGGAGGGATCCTGTCCAAATGTATCaatgaaaaggaaggaaaattgAAGTTAGAAGAATTACATAGCTAG